One Sphingopyxis macrogoltabida genomic region harbors:
- a CDS encoding NUDIX hydrolase — MARPAPDAPIETRWEGKFVTVKQQGTWEYVSRSRGIHAAVILAMDEAADGRHVILVEQFRVPMGRNCIELPAGLVGDDTAGEAAEIAAERELEEETGYRAANWRTVGEFFSSPGMVSESFTLLVAKDLTKVGEGGGVDSEDIVVHRVPLAGIADFVAAKRAEGCGIDVRVAMLLAGGLLGG; from the coding sequence ATGGCCCGCCCTGCCCCCGACGCCCCGATCGAGACCCGGTGGGAAGGAAAATTCGTCACCGTCAAACAGCAGGGAACGTGGGAATATGTCTCGCGCTCGCGCGGGATTCACGCCGCGGTGATCCTCGCGATGGATGAGGCCGCAGACGGCCGCCACGTCATCCTCGTCGAGCAATTTCGCGTGCCGATGGGCAGGAACTGCATCGAGCTTCCCGCCGGCCTCGTCGGCGACGACACCGCCGGCGAAGCCGCCGAAATTGCTGCCGAACGCGAGCTGGAGGAAGAAACCGGCTATCGCGCCGCCAACTGGCGCACCGTCGGCGAGTTTTTCAGCTCGCCCGGGATGGTGAGCGAAAGCTTCACCCTGCTCGTCGCGAAAGACCTGACCAAAGTCGGCGAAGGCGGCGGCGTCGACAGCGAGGATATCGTCGTCCACCGCGTGCCGCTGGCCGGGATCGCGGATTTCGTCGCGGCGAAACGCGCCGAAGGCTGCGGGATCGACGTGCGTGTCGCGATGCTGCTGGCGGGCGGATTGCTGGGCGGGTAG
- a CDS encoding TPM domain-containing protein — MKVSHVSEADHDLVTVAVAAAEAHTSGEIVTVVAAQSNDYDDVALVWASVIAFLAMSVIALFPEFYQGLYYRLTGGWGHELTANEWLGTVIAVGVLKWIGMWLILLWQPLRLALTPRAILAARVRARAVDLFKVGTEAKTLGRTGVLLYLSLKEHRADIVADEAIAAKVVPEVWGDAMAALIDEVRAGRPGAGMAAAVTQMGLVLAEHFPKGDENPNELPDRLIEI; from the coding sequence ATGAAAGTCAGCCATGTCAGCGAAGCCGACCATGATCTCGTCACCGTCGCGGTCGCGGCGGCCGAGGCGCATACCAGCGGCGAAATCGTCACCGTCGTCGCGGCGCAATCGAACGACTATGACGATGTCGCGCTCGTCTGGGCGAGTGTGATCGCCTTTCTCGCCATGTCGGTGATCGCGCTTTTCCCCGAATTTTACCAGGGCCTCTATTATCGCCTCACCGGCGGCTGGGGGCACGAACTCACCGCCAATGAATGGCTTGGCACGGTGATCGCGGTCGGCGTGCTCAAATGGATCGGCATGTGGCTGATCTTGTTGTGGCAGCCGCTCCGGCTGGCGCTGACACCGCGCGCGATTCTGGCGGCACGCGTCCGCGCCCGTGCGGTCGACCTGTTCAAGGTCGGCACCGAGGCGAAGACCTTGGGCCGCACCGGCGTGCTCCTCTACCTCAGCCTCAAGGAACATCGCGCCGACATCGTCGCCGACGAGGCGATCGCGGCCAAGGTCGTGCCCGAGGTCTGGGGCGACGCGATGGCGGCGCTGATCGACGAGGTTCGCGCCGGACGGCCGGGCGCCGGCATGGCCGCGGCGGTGACGCAGATGGGTCTCGTGCTTGCCGAACATTTCCCCAAGGGCGACGAAAATCCCAATGAGTTGCCCGACCGGCTGATCGAAATCTAA
- a CDS encoding TPM domain-containing protein: MALTTLFRPLATAALTGLLLLTAAPAAAQTFPKLTGRVVDQADIIPPAEEASLNTQLEQLETTTGHQLVVATVSDLEGNDIADYGYKLGRAWGIGDEAKDDGVVFLIAPNERRMNISVGLGLEPVLTDALSGRIIRDVVTPKFKANDYPGGIQDGVNAIAQQIQLPPEEAAARAQAAATEERDRADDGDIGGLIFIGFIVFFFFILPILSSLGRRGKKHRKNRPWGGAPIIVWGGDEDDWGSGGGSSWGGGGSSWGGGGGSFGGFSGGGGSFGGGGASGGW, encoded by the coding sequence GTGGCCCTAACCACCCTGTTTCGCCCGCTCGCAACAGCCGCCCTCACCGGGCTGCTGTTGCTGACGGCCGCACCCGCCGCCGCTCAGACCTTTCCCAAGCTGACCGGGCGCGTCGTCGATCAGGCCGACATCATTCCGCCGGCCGAGGAGGCCAGTCTCAACACGCAGCTCGAACAGCTTGAGACGACCACCGGCCACCAGTTGGTCGTCGCGACCGTCAGCGACCTCGAGGGCAATGACATCGCCGATTACGGCTACAAGCTTGGTCGCGCCTGGGGAATCGGCGACGAGGCGAAGGACGACGGCGTCGTCTTCCTGATCGCCCCGAACGAGCGGCGGATGAACATCTCGGTCGGCCTCGGGCTCGAACCCGTGCTCACCGACGCGCTGTCTGGGCGGATCATCCGCGACGTCGTGACGCCCAAATTCAAGGCGAATGATTATCCGGGCGGCATCCAGGACGGCGTCAACGCGATCGCCCAGCAGATCCAGCTCCCGCCCGAGGAAGCCGCCGCGCGCGCGCAGGCGGCCGCGACCGAAGAACGCGACCGCGCCGACGACGGCGATATCGGCGGGCTGATCTTCATCGGCTTCATCGTCTTTTTCTTCTTCATCCTGCCGATCCTCTCCAGCCTCGGGCGGCGCGGCAAGAAGCATCGCAAGAACCGCCCGTGGGGCGGTGCGCCGATCATCGTCTGGGGCGGCGACGAAGATGACTGGGGATCGGGTGGCGGATCGTCCTGGGGCGGCGGCGGTTCGAGCTGGGGCGGCGGCGGCGGAAGCTTCGGCGGCTTCTCGGGCGGCGGCGGCAGCTTCGGCGGCGGCGGCGCGTCGGGCGGCTGGTAA
- a CDS encoding LemA family protein → MTMTYRSARWLIVPVAALSLSACGINSVPTKEEAAKAKWANVEAAYQRRADLIPNLVETARGAAKIEQSTLEGVIQARASATQVKLSTDDLEDPAKVQAFQQAQGNVSSALGRLLVTVEQYPDLKSQARFADLMTQLEGTENRINVSVQDYNSAVQDYNTTIRTFPDIIGAKIVHGAKPMTPYRAVTPNANVAPKVDFGQ, encoded by the coding sequence ATGACCATGACCTATCGTTCTGCCCGCTGGCTGATTGTCCCGGTTGCCGCACTGTCGCTGTCCGCCTGCGGCATCAACAGCGTTCCCACCAAGGAAGAGGCCGCCAAGGCCAAATGGGCGAATGTCGAGGCCGCCTACCAGCGCCGCGCCGACCTGATCCCCAACCTTGTCGAGACCGCGAGGGGCGCCGCGAAGATCGAGCAGTCGACGCTCGAAGGCGTGATCCAGGCCCGCGCCTCGGCGACGCAGGTGAAGCTCAGCACCGACGATCTCGAAGATCCCGCCAAGGTACAGGCGTTCCAGCAAGCGCAGGGCAATGTGTCGAGCGCGCTCGGCCGCCTGCTCGTCACCGTCGAACAATATCCCGACCTCAAGAGCCAGGCGCGCTTCGCCGATCTGATGACGCAGCTCGAAGGCACCGAAAACCGGATCAACGTGTCGGTGCAGGATTATAACAGCGCGGTACAGGACTATAACACCACGATCCGCACCTTCCCCGATATCATCGGCGCCAAGATCGTCCATGGCGCCAAGCCGATGACGCCGTACCGCGCGGTGACGCCGAACGCCAACGTCGCGCCGAAGGTCGACTTCGGGCAATAA
- the mscL gene encoding large conductance mechanosensitive channel protein MscL gives MLGEFREFIARGNVIDLAVGVIIGGAFATITGSLTEDLIMPVVGWIFGGVDFTSQFILLGSVPDGIAATDYAALKKAGVAMVGYGAFITAVINFLILAWIIFLMVKMVNRVLRKAPAEPAAPAGPTEVDLLTEIRDELKKK, from the coding sequence ATGTTGGGAGAATTCAGGGAATTCATCGCGCGCGGCAATGTCATCGACCTTGCGGTCGGTGTCATCATCGGCGGCGCCTTTGCGACGATCACCGGCTCGCTGACCGAGGATCTGATCATGCCGGTTGTTGGCTGGATCTTCGGCGGAGTCGATTTCACCAGCCAGTTCATCCTGCTCGGCAGCGTGCCCGACGGTATTGCGGCGACCGATTATGCGGCGCTCAAGAAAGCCGGGGTCGCGATGGTCGGCTATGGCGCCTTCATTACCGCGGTGATCAACTTCCTGATCCTCGCATGGATCATCTTTCTGATGGTCAAGATGGTGAACCGTGTCCTCCGCAAGGCGCCCGCAGAGCCCGCTGCGCCCGCCGGTCCGACCGAAGTCGACCTGCTTACGGAAATCCGCGACGAACTGAAAAAGAAGTAG
- a CDS encoding BON domain-containing protein, with product MERQDYKGRSGNEDKDDRDTRSEPLHDWNANREEGGHAYGGYPEAGFGPRDVRRYGGFDPTRGGGRYRGGQARRYGADSDRREHEHWDREQGGYAGYGFGERYDSDSDYRGRGRASRRDWRDDYDRVPLWLAGSYADLYGWPTALPHAAADFGRSTYRRDVYPATARHHERGFLERAGDEVRSWFGDEEAQRRRDRDHRGRGPSDYIRSDDRIREDVNDQLTEDSWIDASRISVAVSDGEVTLGGQVDSKHAKRRAEDLADDVTGVKHVQNNLRVDTGYVPQGS from the coding sequence GTGGAACGGCAAGACTATAAGGGTCGTAGCGGCAACGAGGATAAGGACGATCGTGACACGCGATCGGAACCGCTCCACGATTGGAATGCGAACCGCGAAGAAGGCGGCCACGCATATGGCGGCTACCCCGAAGCCGGCTTCGGACCGCGCGACGTGCGGCGCTACGGCGGTTTCGATCCAACGCGCGGCGGTGGCCGTTACCGCGGCGGGCAAGCACGCCGCTACGGCGCGGACAGCGATCGCCGCGAACACGAACATTGGGACCGCGAACAGGGCGGCTACGCCGGATATGGCTTCGGCGAGCGCTACGACAGCGACAGCGATTACCGCGGCCGGGGCCGGGCGTCGCGGCGCGATTGGCGCGACGATTATGACCGTGTGCCGCTCTGGCTCGCGGGCAGCTATGCCGACCTCTACGGCTGGCCGACTGCCCTGCCCCATGCGGCCGCGGATTTCGGACGCTCGACCTATCGTCGCGATGTCTATCCGGCCACCGCCCGGCACCATGAACGCGGTTTTCTCGAACGCGCTGGCGACGAGGTCCGCTCGTGGTTCGGCGACGAAGAGGCGCAGCGCCGTCGCGACCGCGACCATCGCGGCCGCGGGCCGAGCGACTATATCCGGTCGGACGACCGCATCCGCGAGGATGTCAACGATCAGTTGACCGAGGACAGCTGGATTGATGCGTCGCGGATCAGCGTCGCAGTGTCGGACGGCGAGGTCACGCTCGGCGGACAGGTCGACAGCAAGCACGCCAAACGCCGCGCCGAGGATTTGGCCGACGACGTGACGGGCGTGAAGCATGTGCAGAACAATCTGCGCGTCGACACCGGATATGTGCCGCAAGGGAGCTGA
- a CDS encoding MerR family transcriptional regulator: protein MKIGELSRATGTNIETIRYYERIGLLPEPDRTAANYRSYGGTHRARLSFVRHSRDLGFTIEEIRSLLDLSDHPERDCGEADRIASLHLAQVEEKIAQLALLRDELTRIVGRCRGGVAADCRVIEALGDHRLCTVEHP, encoded by the coding sequence ATGAAAATCGGCGAACTGTCGCGTGCCACCGGCACCAACATCGAAACCATCCGCTATTATGAGCGGATCGGCCTGCTCCCGGAGCCCGATCGAACCGCGGCCAATTACAGAAGCTATGGCGGCACGCATCGGGCCCGGCTGTCGTTCGTCCGCCATTCGCGCGACCTCGGTTTCACGATCGAGGAAATCCGCTCGCTGCTCGACCTTTCCGATCATCCCGAACGCGATTGCGGCGAAGCCGACCGGATCGCCAGCCTGCATCTGGCGCAGGTCGAGGAAAAGATCGCGCAGCTTGCGCTGCTCCGCGACGAACTGACGCGCATCGTCGGCCGCTGCCGCGGCGGCGTCGCCGCCGACTGCCGGGTGATCGAAGCTTTGGGCGACCACCGCCTATGCACCGTCGAGCATCCCTGA
- a CDS encoding cation transporter — protein sequence MADQCCAGKSGKTALNDPKWRRVLWIALVINAAMFGVEIVAGVAADSRALQADALDFLGDSANYAISLGVAGMALAWRARAALLKAVTMLSFGLWVFGSAIWGIVSGSAPHAETMGIIGALALAANVAVALMLYRYRTGDANMRSVWICSRNDAIGNVAVMAAALGVFGTGQGWPDLVVAAIMAGLAIWGSLDVFRQARGELATAA from the coding sequence ATGGCCGATCAATGCTGTGCAGGGAAAAGCGGCAAGACCGCACTCAACGATCCGAAGTGGCGGCGCGTGCTGTGGATCGCGCTGGTCATCAACGCCGCGATGTTCGGGGTCGAGATCGTCGCCGGGGTTGCGGCGGACTCGCGCGCGCTGCAGGCCGATGCGCTCGATTTCCTCGGCGACAGCGCCAATTATGCGATCAGCCTCGGCGTTGCGGGCATGGCGCTTGCCTGGCGTGCCCGCGCGGCGCTGCTGAAAGCCGTGACGATGCTGTCGTTCGGGCTCTGGGTGTTCGGTTCGGCGATCTGGGGCATTGTGAGCGGGAGTGCGCCGCACGCCGAGACGATGGGGATCATCGGCGCGCTCGCGCTCGCCGCCAATGTCGCGGTCGCGCTGATGCTCTATCGCTACCGCACCGGCGACGCCAACATGCGGTCGGTGTGGATCTGCTCGCGCAACGACGCGATCGGCAATGTCGCGGTGATGGCGGCGGCGCTCGGCGTGTTCGGGACGGGGCAGGGCTGGCCCGATCTCGTCGTCGCGGCGATCATGGCGGGGCTGGCGATCTGGGGCAGCCTCGACGTCTTCCGGCAGGCGCGCGGCGAGTTGGCGACCGCCGCCTAG
- a CDS encoding Lrp/AsnC family transcriptional regulator, with the protein MPNGGVTLDEIDERLLTLLRDDARQTIAQLAKELGLSRGAIYSRLARLEEEQVVAGYTVRLGRAFSASRVRAHMMIKTLPRYHREVEQALAAIPLVQAIHAISGEYDIIAMLEAEDTAQLNELIDEIGLLDGIERTTTSVILVTKVER; encoded by the coding sequence ATGCCGAACGGCGGCGTCACCCTCGACGAGATCGACGAGCGGCTGCTCACCCTGCTCCGCGACGACGCGCGCCAGACGATCGCGCAACTCGCCAAGGAACTCGGCCTGTCGCGCGGCGCGATCTATTCGCGTCTCGCGCGGCTGGAGGAAGAACAGGTCGTCGCGGGCTATACGGTGCGGCTCGGCCGTGCCTTTTCGGCAAGCCGGGTGCGCGCGCATATGATGATCAAGACGCTGCCCCGCTATCATCGCGAGGTCGAACAGGCGCTCGCGGCGATCCCGCTCGTGCAGGCGATCCACGCGATCAGCGGCGAATATGATATCATCGCAATGCTCGAAGCCGAAGACACCGCCCAGCTCAACGAGCTGATCGACGAGATCGGCCTGCTCGACGGGATCGAACGCACGACCACCTCGGTCATCTTGGTGACCAAGGTCGAGCGGTAG
- a CDS encoding isoaspartyl peptidase/L-asparaginase, giving the protein MLAMIVRRLLLPLLAALGLALAPAAAKEAKPKPYEHYVFGKLNTPTPGPVSGGLLLMGGGDRNIDSMKWFFGKAGNGHIVVISASYGKEIGEEFFDEVGGIQSAEIFVFHDRSQSTNRKILDRLRKADGIFIAGGDQSRYVRYWRGTPVAEILDAHVAAGKPLAGTSAGLAMQGEKLYGAMDDGSIKSPEALAAPLGPANTIEGDFVHFALLKGIVTDTHFKERDRLGRLFAFLAKAQVGRPADQPAMIGLGVDESAALAVEPDGSGRIYATAPDGYAWVVDGSTLRGVTGRGPLDAPRVKVVGVGPGSVVHLPSGRVDNPVFERHYAARAGEIVEVPRWSLAIHGGAGVIERGTLSPEKEQAYRAGLDAALRAGAAVLDKGGAALDAVAAAVRVLEDNPLFNAGRGAVFTAEGKNELDAAIMDGKTLKAGAVAGVTRTRHPIDLARAVMDKSPHVMLARDGADRFSVEQGLEQADPAWFRTEERWQQLLAWRARQQAAVDPAHLFGTVGAVALDAEGNLAAATSTGGMTGKRWGRIGDSPIIGAGTYAKNGQCAVSATGSGEYFIRESAARQVCDRVAWKGESLKDAADDTIMAVGAIGGDGGLIAMGPDGRPAFAINDLGMYRGQITVGGAPATAIFADEKLAD; this is encoded by the coding sequence ATGTTGGCTATGATCGTGCGCAGGCTGCTCCTGCCGCTACTGGCGGCGCTGGGTCTCGCACTCGCCCCGGCGGCGGCAAAGGAAGCAAAGCCGAAACCGTACGAACATTATGTGTTCGGCAAACTGAACACGCCGACCCCGGGCCCGGTGTCGGGCGGGCTGCTCCTGATGGGCGGCGGCGATCGCAATATCGATTCGATGAAATGGTTCTTCGGCAAAGCCGGAAACGGCCATATCGTCGTGATCAGCGCCTCTTACGGGAAGGAGATCGGCGAGGAATTCTTCGACGAGGTCGGCGGCATCCAGTCGGCTGAAATCTTCGTCTTTCACGACCGATCGCAATCGACGAACCGGAAGATTCTCGACCGGCTGCGCAAGGCCGACGGCATCTTCATCGCGGGCGGCGACCAGTCGCGCTACGTCCGTTACTGGCGCGGCACCCCGGTCGCCGAGATTCTCGACGCGCATGTCGCGGCGGGCAAGCCGCTCGCGGGGACGAGCGCGGGCCTCGCGATGCAGGGCGAGAAGCTTTACGGCGCGATGGACGACGGCAGCATCAAGAGCCCCGAGGCGCTCGCCGCCCCCCTCGGCCCCGCCAACACGATCGAGGGCGATTTCGTCCATTTCGCGCTGCTCAAGGGCATTGTCACCGACACCCATTTCAAGGAACGCGACCGCCTCGGCCGCCTCTTCGCCTTTCTTGCCAAGGCGCAGGTCGGGCGCCCCGCCGACCAGCCCGCGATGATCGGCCTCGGGGTCGACGAAAGTGCCGCGCTCGCGGTCGAACCCGACGGCAGCGGACGCATCTATGCGACCGCGCCTGACGGCTATGCCTGGGTGGTCGACGGCTCGACGCTGCGCGGCGTCACCGGCCGCGGCCCCCTCGATGCACCGCGCGTCAAGGTGGTCGGCGTCGGGCCCGGATCGGTCGTCCACCTCCCGTCGGGCCGCGTCGACAATCCGGTCTTCGAGCGCCACTATGCCGCACGCGCGGGCGAAATCGTAGAGGTGCCGCGCTGGTCGCTGGCGATCCACGGCGGCGCCGGGGTGATCGAGCGGGGGACCCTCTCGCCCGAAAAGGAACAGGCTTACCGCGCCGGGCTCGACGCCGCGCTACGCGCCGGCGCGGCAGTGCTCGACAAGGGCGGCGCGGCACTCGATGCGGTCGCCGCGGCGGTCCGCGTGCTCGAGGACAACCCGCTGTTCAACGCCGGGCGCGGCGCGGTCTTCACTGCCGAGGGCAAGAACGAACTAGACGCGGCGATCATGGACGGCAAGACGCTGAAGGCCGGCGCCGTCGCCGGCGTCACCCGCACGCGCCACCCGATCGACCTTGCGCGTGCCGTCATGGACAAGAGCCCGCACGTCATGCTGGCGCGCGACGGCGCCGACCGCTTTTCGGTCGAACAGGGGCTCGAACAGGCCGACCCCGCCTGGTTCCGTACCGAGGAACGCTGGCAGCAATTGCTCGCCTGGCGCGCCAGACAGCAGGCGGCGGTCGATCCCGCCCATTTGTTCGGCACCGTTGGCGCGGTCGCGCTCGACGCCGAGGGCAATCTTGCCGCCGCCACGTCGACCGGCGGCATGACGGGCAAGCGCTGGGGTCGCATCGGCGATAGCCCGATCATCGGCGCCGGCACCTATGCCAAGAACGGCCAGTGCGCGGTGTCGGCGACCGGATCGGGCGAATATTTCATCCGCGAAAGCGCCGCGCGGCAGGTCTGCGACCGTGTCGCATGGAAAGGCGAAAGCCTGAAGGATGCGGCCGACGACACAATCATGGCGGTCGGCGCGATCGGCGGCGACGGCGGGCTGATCGCGATGGGCCCCGACGGGCGCCCGGCGTTCGCGATCAACGACCTCGGCATGTACCGCGGCCAAATCACCGTCGGCGGAGCGCCCGCAACGGCGATTTTCGCCGACGAAAAGCTGGCCGACTGA
- a CDS encoding TonB-dependent receptor plug domain-containing protein has translation MQALGTRPLRILLGLGVCLPALATPAWAQDPENEGGNDEIIVTGSRIPTIRDQGPSPVTTIDSDTIRANGYTSVPELLAAMTQNSGETQSPQSGSSADFTPGAQQVDLRGLGPNHTLVLVNGRRIADFPLPYIGRSNFTDISNIPVSLIDKVEILSGAGSAIYGSDAIAGVVNFKMKEKLDGITLDYRHGRTQHGGGMSHRFTATGGWSSGRFNIVGGIEYLDQRPLWAYDRSIQDSTDDNPVSTIARRTFLRYSIENDSYIDPGADTCARLSHLNRGSTIYTSRPRYGDYDPVIDDYGPGYYCGSKSSIAYGTIVSGRKGFNSFGSMSYELSDNAKLFTDFQFGISKVRLMYDVTSWAFENSSSSSDNSFYNAFDGTIDDWSRQFAPEETGGFEMQRIKQTTYSITPGVRGNFGNAWNYELSFNYSRYQSVVRWPQIINQKAQDFFLGPQLGIDEDSGYPIYNRDPDVYFYRALTPAEYDSISADTVYRPYSWTNNLQATLTNGELFQLPAGPVGFAMVAEYGKQGYNLRPDPLALTDYYYSWKDSDGRGKRSHAAIGGELRVPVLDFVTLSAAGRYDRFGFGGRNVGKFTYNGGLEVRPTSSMLFRAAYGTAFRAPDLHYVFTGPGNVQSSVDDYYLCGIEEPEEEVGDCSYSGTGIVVNRTGNRDLKAETGKTLTAGFVFSPSSRLHFSVDYFRVSLDNQVDDLSIDQIARDEAACRPDADGNIELDPNSPTCQDAIARVTRFTSGGLAGQISSIRVNPINIAREKTSGIDVAFRGTLPTGIGDFTLSLAHSHVFKHSFQQYPGDPIENKLAFDSGFYLPRDKSNGSITWASDGLQFTFSGTRLGKLPNYDEDAFIKASYLFNATLQYDFTDHMRGSLTIRNLFDTNPVKDPTWSGYPYYNTSWFDSIGRSVFLQLTYKLGGAAL, from the coding sequence ATGCAAGCTCTGGGTACGCGGCCGCTTCGAATCCTGCTGGGGCTGGGCGTCTGCCTGCCGGCGCTGGCCACGCCCGCCTGGGCGCAGGACCCCGAGAACGAGGGCGGGAACGACGAGATAATCGTCACCGGTTCGCGCATCCCGACGATCCGCGACCAGGGTCCGTCGCCGGTCACGACGATCGATTCCGACACGATCCGCGCCAACGGCTATACCAGCGTCCCCGAACTGCTTGCGGCGATGACGCAGAACAGCGGCGAGACGCAGAGCCCGCAATCGGGCAGCAGCGCGGACTTCACGCCCGGCGCGCAGCAGGTCGACCTGCGCGGGCTCGGCCCCAACCACACGCTGGTGCTGGTCAACGGCCGCCGCATCGCGGATTTCCCGCTGCCCTATATCGGCCGCAGCAACTTCACCGACATCTCGAACATCCCGGTCAGCCTGATCGACAAGGTCGAGATTTTGAGCGGTGCCGGGTCGGCGATCTATGGCTCCGACGCGATCGCCGGCGTCGTCAACTTCAAGATGAAGGAAAAGCTCGACGGCATCACGCTCGACTATCGCCACGGGCGGACCCAGCACGGCGGCGGCATGTCGCATCGCTTCACCGCCACCGGCGGCTGGTCGTCGGGGCGTTTCAATATCGTCGGCGGCATCGAATATCTCGATCAGCGCCCGCTCTGGGCTTATGACCGCAGCATCCAGGACAGCACCGACGATAATCCGGTCAGCACGATCGCGCGGCGTACCTTCCTTCGCTACAGCATCGAGAACGACAGCTATATCGATCCGGGCGCCGACACCTGCGCGCGGCTATCCCATCTCAATCGCGGTTCGACCATCTATACCTCGCGGCCGCGCTATGGCGACTATGACCCGGTCATCGATGATTACGGCCCCGGCTATTATTGCGGCAGCAAATCGTCGATCGCCTATGGGACGATCGTGTCGGGGCGCAAGGGCTTCAACAGCTTTGGCAGCATGTCTTACGAACTGTCGGACAACGCCAAACTGTTCACCGATTTCCAGTTCGGGATCAGCAAGGTCCGCCTGATGTACGACGTGACGAGCTGGGCGTTCGAAAATTCGTCGTCGAGTTCGGACAACAGCTTCTACAATGCGTTCGACGGGACGATCGACGATTGGTCGCGCCAGTTCGCGCCGGAGGAAACCGGCGGCTTCGAAATGCAGCGCATCAAGCAGACGACCTACAGCATCACCCCCGGCGTCCGCGGCAATTTCGGCAACGCCTGGAACTATGAACTGTCGTTCAATTACAGCCGCTATCAGTCGGTCGTGCGCTGGCCGCAGATCATCAACCAGAAGGCGCAGGACTTCTTCCTCGGCCCCCAGCTCGGGATCGACGAGGACAGCGGCTATCCGATCTATAACCGCGATCCCGACGTCTATTTTTACCGGGCGCTGACCCCGGCGGAATATGACAGCATTTCGGCCGATACCGTCTATCGCCCGTACAGCTGGACGAACAATCTGCAGGCGACTCTGACCAACGGCGAATTGTTCCAGCTTCCCGCCGGGCCCGTCGGCTTCGCGATGGTCGCCGAATATGGCAAGCAGGGTTACAACCTGCGCCCCGACCCGCTGGCGCTGACCGATTATTATTACAGCTGGAAGGACAGCGACGGCAGGGGCAAGCGCAGCCATGCCGCCATCGGCGGCGAGCTTCGCGTTCCCGTCCTCGACTTCGTTACGCTGTCTGCCGCCGGGCGCTATGACCGCTTCGGTTTTGGCGGGCGCAACGTCGGCAAGTTCACCTATAATGGCGGGCTGGAGGTGCGCCCGACCAGCAGCATGTTGTTCCGCGCGGCCTATGGCACGGCGTTCCGCGCGCCCGATCTCCACTATGTCTTCACCGGCCCGGGCAACGTCCAGAGCAGCGTCGACGATTATTATCTGTGCGGGATCGAGGAGCCCGAGGAAGAAGTCGGCGATTGCAGCTATTCGGGCACCGGCATCGTGGTGAACCGGACGGGCAATCGCGACCTCAAGGCCGAAACGGGCAAGACGCTGACCGCCGGGTTCGTCTTTTCGCCGTCGAGCCGCCTCCATTTCTCGGTCGATTATTTCCGCGTCTCGCTCGACAATCAGGTCGACGATCTCAGCATCGACCAGATTGCCCGCGACGAGGCGGCGTGCCGTCCCGACGCCGATGGCAATATCGAACTCGATCCCAATTCGCCGACCTGCCAGGATGCGATCGCCCGCGTAACCCGCTTTACCAGTGGCGGGCTCGCCGGCCAGATTTCTTCGATCCGGGTCAACCCGATCAACATCGCGCGCGAAAAGACGAGCGGGATCGACGTTGCTTTCCGCGGCACGTTGCCGACCGGTATCGGCGACTTCACCCTGTCGCTCGCGCACAGCCATGTGTTCAAGCACAGCTTCCAGCAATATCCGGGCGATCCGATCGAGAACAAGCTGGCGTTCGACAGCGGCTTCTACCTGCCGCGCGACAAGTCGAACGGCAGCATCACCTGGGCGAGCGACGGGTTGCAATTCACCTTCTCGGGCACCCGTCTCGGCAAGCTGCCGAACTATGACGAGGATGCCTTCATCAAGGCGAGCTATCTATTCAACGCGACGCTGCAATATGATTTCACCGATCATATGCGTGGCTCGCTGACGATCCGGAACCTGTTCGACACCAACCCGGTAAAGGATCCCACGTGGTCGGGCTATCCCTATTACAACACGAGCTGGTTCGACAGCATCGGCCGCAGCGTCTTCCTGCAGCTGACCTACAAGCTCGGCGGCGCGGCGCTCTGA